The Methanobrevibacter sp. genome includes the window GTGTCCGCCAAAATTAGTTTTTGGCAGACCAGTTGATTTTTAATTAAAATATTGTCACGTCAAGCTTTAATTGGTTCATTACTGATTCTCTTTCGCAGAAATTTTCTAAATCTTCTGTTGAATTTTCTATTTCTTGTGTAATGTTGTATAATCTGATTAGATTGTATGCTAATGCATCTAAGTATAGTCTTTCTTCAGTTCGCACCATTCCGATGACTACTTCTTTTTCTATTTGGAATTGTTCCTTTAATATTCCAAATGGTCCTTCAACGCTTGATCTTTTGGCATATTCGTCTTTATATTCTTGTTTTTCCATTTTTCTGTTCATTGCTTTTTGCATTTCTGATCCGTATTCTGTGATGGTTCTGTGTGTTTGTGAGGATGAATAGCATTTGTTTCGTGCTTTGCAGTTTTTACATGCTTCGTAATTATTGTAGAGTCTTTTTATTTTGTCTGGTTTTTCAGGATCTTTGTGTGGTTCAATATATTTTCCAAAAAAGTGCAAATATTCTCCTTCAGGACATTTGAATGCATCTAATTCATAATCGTATTCGAAATGGTCTTTATGATATTGATTCTCATTTAATTTTCCAATTTTTTCTTTGGATTGTTTTCTATTTGGTATTAATCCATCGATTTTTTTATCTGCCAAGTAAGATAGGCTTATTTGATTTAAGTATATTGTGTCGGCGCTTATGTATTTTGGTGTTTTTTGTATGTTCTGTATTGCTCTTTCTGCGATTGGAGGTAGTTCATAATGGTCTGTAGGGTTTTGTGTGACGTTTATTGCACAGATTAGTTTGGTATCGTAATCGACTGCAGATTGGATATTATAGGCAACCATGAAGTTTCCTTTCTTTCCTTTCATAAATCTTGCTTCAATATCGTTTATTGGTATTTTATCCTGTCCAGTAAATGTAAATTGAGTTTCAATGTCGTATAATAGTTCTATTTTATCTTCGACATC containing:
- a CDS encoding transposase, which produces MVQRKIDKNQSKLGIVTLDSNIPKDHISHFVVDFIDETYPMLNIKEPKKKKGRESLPIDSMLKLLVYAKMEHVESARYIADMARYHEVYRFVSDDVKPSERSVQRYRREYGCYFELLVQMTLKKASDLKLTDFNHVAIDGTIKKAYNSNNNVITKKETQILLDYFNGLSISQETLEKLHKPAQKILENKDMDVEDKIELLYDIETQFTFTGQDKIPINDIEARFMKGKKGNFMVAYNIQSAVDYDTKLICAINVTQNPTDHYELPPIAERAIQNIQKTPKYISADTIYLNQISLSYLADKKIDGLIPNRKQSKEKIGKLNENQYHKDHFEYDYELDAFKCPEGEYLHFFGKYIEPHKDPEKPDKIKRLYNNYEACKNCKARNKCYSSSQTHRTITEYGSEMQKAMNRKMEKQEYKDEYAKRSSVEGPFGILKEQFQIEKEVVIGMVRTEERLYLDALAYNLIRLYNITQEIENSTEDLENFCERESVMNQLKLDVTIF